In Capsicum annuum cultivar UCD-10X-F1 chromosome 11, UCD10Xv1.1, whole genome shotgun sequence, one genomic interval encodes:
- the LOC107846610 gene encoding uncharacterized protein LOC107846610, producing the protein MHCNILKLTKNMRLLDSRFDANVNMLKQFSDWLLAIGDGRMGFSTNNTKKVKIPEDLPIDNFDDPIYGIVESTYFSYLEHSTDMKYLQEKTILAPTLQMVESVNDYMISLSCGQEKSYLSFNTVCMSDHSFTCLRHVHTPEFLNSIKCSGIPNYSITLKVGVLVMLLRNIDQSAGLCNYTILTIIRLKNRVTKVKVLSGKESGNKVFIPRMSLTPSDSRIPFKFQRRQFSVIVSFAMTINKSQGQSLCSVGLFLKKPVFTHGQLYVALS; encoded by the coding sequence ATGCACTGTAATATTCTAAAGCTGACAAAGAATATGAGATTGCTAGATAGTCGATTTGATGCAAATGTGAATATGTTAAAACAGTTTTCTGATTGGCTTTTGGCAATAGGTGATGGAAGGATGGGATTTTCCACGAATAACACTAAGAAAGTAAAAATACCTGAAGATCTTCCCATAGATAATTTTGATGATCCAATATATGGAATTGTAGAAAGTACATATTTCAGTTATTTGGAGCATTCTACTGATATGAAATACCTTCAAGAAAAAACAATTCTTGCACCTACTCTTCAAATGGTGGAATCGGTGAATGATTACATGATTTCTCTCAGTTGTGGGCAGGAGAAGTCATATTTAAGTTTCAATACAGTTTGTATGTCTGATCATTCATTTACATGTTTGAGACATGTGCATACACCTGAATTCCTAAATAGTATTAAATGCTCAGGTATCCCAAATTACTCTATCACTTTGAAGGTAGGTGTTCTTGTGATGTTGTTAAGAAATATAGATCAATCAGCAGGTTTGTGTAATTACACAATATTAACCATCATAAGACTCAAAAATCGGGTAACTAAAGTGAAAGTATTATCAGGAAAAGAATCTGGCAATAAGGTTTTTATTCCGAGAATGTCACTTACTCCATCTGATTCACGAATTCCTTTTAAATTCCAACGAAGACAGTTTTCAGTGATCGTATCTTTTGCCATGACCATCAATAAAAGTCAAGGTCAATCATTGTGTAGTGTAGGATTATTTTTGAAGAAGCCTGTGTTTACTCATGGACAATTATATGTTGCCCTTTCTTGA